The Ruegeria sp. YS9 genome includes a window with the following:
- a CDS encoding lytic transglycosylase domain-containing protein, producing MVLVMQGDGSLEASTSQTNFARNYNDGVGQGSASQGLQLFGRGGEEEASADAESFRTASVAPRAARARPEVLAAIDETALRYASHPALRRAGLSVTEWRLLFRSNIEIESAYKTNARSHVGAIGLGQLMPETAKDLGVDPHDWRQNLDGSARYLLMMLVQFGDARLALAAYNAGPDAVTRHAGIPPYRETQNHVSRVLAVFNRLEGDNS from the coding sequence ATGGTGCTGGTCATGCAAGGCGACGGCTCACTAGAAGCCTCGACCTCGCAAACAAACTTCGCAAGAAACTACAATGATGGGGTGGGGCAAGGCTCCGCCTCCCAAGGTCTGCAACTCTTTGGCCGTGGTGGCGAAGAAGAAGCATCGGCTGACGCTGAGAGCTTTCGAACTGCATCAGTAGCGCCCCGAGCGGCCCGCGCTCGCCCCGAAGTTCTCGCAGCTATTGACGAGACGGCTTTGCGGTATGCAAGCCACCCTGCCCTGCGACGCGCTGGACTATCCGTCACTGAATGGCGGCTCCTGTTCCGTTCCAACATTGAAATTGAAAGTGCTTACAAGACAAACGCGCGCAGCCATGTCGGTGCGATTGGCTTGGGCCAGCTCATGCCAGAGACAGCGAAAGACCTTGGCGTCGATCCGCACGACTGGCGACAGAACCTCGACGGATCGGCCCGGTATCTCTTGATGATGCTGGTCCAGTTCGGGGACGCGCGACTTGCATTGGCGGCTTACAACGCCGGTCCCGATGCCGTCACGCGACACGCGGGAATTCCGCCCTATCGGGAAACCCAAAACCACGTCAGCCGCGTGCTGGCCGTGTTCAACCGGCTAGAGGGAGATAACTCATGA
- a CDS encoding TrbC/VirB2 family protein — MKPTTTNLVTLCGVLLMLAQPALAQSIDLSPVQTLLQGIVDAITGPLGIVIGTLALIGVFLSWLFGILDFRQALWVVVAIAGIAAAPTIVAAIWTT; from the coding sequence ATGAAGCCTACCACTACCAATTTGGTGACACTGTGCGGCGTGCTGCTGATGCTGGCGCAACCGGCCTTGGCACAGTCCATCGACCTGTCACCAGTCCAAACGCTGTTGCAGGGCATTGTTGATGCGATCACCGGCCCCCTCGGGATCGTAATCGGCACGCTCGCCCTGATCGGCGTCTTCTTGTCCTGGCTGTTCGGCATCCTCGATTTCCGTCAGGCCCTTTGGGTCGTTGTCGCAATCGCAGGTATCGCCGCTGCGCCCACGATCGTTGCTGCGATCTGGACCACATAA
- a CDS encoding type IV secretion system protein has product MEKFVKTRALLRSTIAATVLGAVGFVAAPSLVGGGAAHAQGVPTVDTQNIAQEIQQLRQMIEDEVLQNEQLQQALAQLETLREQYAQLQETYAALTGLMELPEIITTQFEAELNGILDQEFGDILSTIDAIKNGDWSQLAGNGAPGIQTQMTRVLAEAGFDEDTLSEMANSGAAGAERTAQQATTGAMMSAAAQNSYEEAGQSLERVDRLVGMIGDMEELKDSVDLNTRVTAELAIALVAQWQLEAVQTVGTGQAGVIDAATLAEEQQFMDFTLPTLSAD; this is encoded by the coding sequence ATGGAAAAATTCGTCAAAACACGGGCGTTGTTGCGCTCCACCATCGCAGCCACCGTCCTCGGTGCAGTCGGGTTCGTCGCTGCGCCCAGCCTTGTCGGGGGCGGCGCAGCTCATGCTCAAGGTGTCCCCACAGTTGACACTCAGAACATTGCCCAAGAAATCCAGCAGCTTCGCCAGATGATCGAAGATGAAGTTTTGCAGAATGAGCAACTTCAACAGGCATTGGCCCAGCTTGAAACCCTGCGTGAACAATATGCGCAGCTTCAAGAAACCTATGCCGCTCTGACGGGCCTGATGGAACTGCCGGAAATCATCACGACACAGTTTGAAGCAGAACTGAACGGCATCTTGGATCAAGAGTTTGGTGACATTCTGTCCACCATCGACGCCATCAAAAACGGAGACTGGTCACAGCTCGCGGGCAACGGCGCACCCGGCATCCAGACCCAAATGACACGGGTACTTGCCGAAGCCGGGTTCGATGAGGACACGCTGTCAGAAATGGCGAATAGCGGAGCCGCTGGCGCTGAACGGACCGCGCAGCAGGCAACGACCGGTGCGATGATGTCTGCCGCTGCCCAGAACAGTTACGAAGAAGCCGGTCAATCCCTGGAACGGGTTGATCGCCTCGTCGGCATGATTGGCGACATGGAAGAGTTGAAGGACAGCGTAGACCTGAACACTCGTGTCACCGCTGAACTTGCTATCGCCCTCGTAGCTCAATGGCAGTTGGAAGCGGTGCAGACCGTTGGGACTGGTCAAGCCGGTGTAATCGACGCCGCAACGCTGGCCGAAGAACAGCAATTCATGGACTTCACATTGCCGACCCTCTCGGCTGACTGA
- a CDS encoding type IV secretion system protein VirB3, which produces MAEQSRLFLGLVRPPKLLGLPIMYAMVWLFGSVLFFLWVQHWGVAIVSALAYPALWKAADWDPNFLDVVATTLQETPPTPNKKIHGGDSYAP; this is translated from the coding sequence ATGGCAGAACAGTCCCGTTTATTCCTTGGCCTTGTAAGACCTCCCAAATTGCTGGGCCTGCCCATCATGTACGCGATGGTGTGGTTATTCGGGTCTGTTCTCTTCTTCTTGTGGGTACAGCATTGGGGCGTCGCAATCGTGTCGGCCCTTGCATATCCCGCCCTGTGGAAAGCCGCAGATTGGGACCCGAATTTTTTGGATGTTGTTGCAACCACGTTGCAGGAAACACCCCCGACCCCAAACAAGAAAATCCACGGAGGAGACAGCTATGCCCCGTGA
- a CDS encoding lytic transglycosylase domain-containing protein: MRRTLTYTAIGLLWATSSVGQGVPTVDGGLAVRNQAANAHREEDLAVQRERLTTAQAIAEIEEEQLSVLQQILDAQSSFGGQGIPAMVEGLEDGELPEQSADTLYAPVDSNPAGDQMFGDANLNIEQLIIRVSQETHGLGGVGAAGLSVVQWRCLLQALIWQESRFTIGARSPVGAFGLTQIMPGTAGDLGIYPAYYDSPYLQVEGGARYLAQMLRMFDGNIIHALAAYNAGPGNVQNYGGVPPFQETQHYVQVIPRKYNEYLTRVGGIDALGTIDPALLANSNLSISGAGASYYGNSSMQNVEAAALRVQNIVRRIGQTQDIQEAMALNSYARAELVRLVAVLTRLKAARTRPLSDAELAMAAAQLKESEFMDFTLEDLD, from the coding sequence ATGCGCAGAACCCTCACATATACCGCGATTGGCCTTCTCTGGGCCACGTCCTCGGTGGGTCAGGGCGTGCCTACCGTGGACGGTGGCTTGGCAGTCAGAAACCAAGCCGCGAACGCTCATCGTGAAGAAGACCTTGCCGTCCAACGGGAACGTCTGACGACTGCTCAGGCTATTGCGGAAATCGAAGAAGAACAGCTTTCGGTTCTTCAACAGATTTTGGATGCACAATCCAGCTTTGGCGGGCAAGGCATCCCGGCCATGGTTGAAGGTCTCGAAGATGGCGAGTTGCCGGAACAGTCGGCAGATACTCTCTATGCTCCGGTCGATAGCAATCCTGCAGGAGACCAGATGTTCGGGGATGCAAACCTGAACATCGAACAGCTTATTATCCGCGTATCTCAGGAAACGCACGGTCTGGGCGGTGTCGGGGCTGCCGGACTGTCAGTCGTTCAGTGGCGTTGCTTGCTTCAAGCTCTGATTTGGCAAGAAAGCCGCTTCACCATCGGGGCTCGCTCGCCAGTTGGCGCGTTTGGCTTGACCCAGATCATGCCCGGTACGGCTGGTGATCTGGGGATTTACCCCGCCTACTACGACAGCCCTTATTTGCAGGTCGAAGGTGGGGCAAGGTATCTGGCGCAAATGCTGCGGATGTTTGACGGCAACATCATCCACGCGCTTGCAGCCTACAACGCCGGTCCAGGTAACGTGCAGAACTATGGTGGCGTGCCCCCATTTCAGGAAACGCAGCACTACGTTCAGGTGATCCCGCGCAAATACAACGAGTACCTAACCCGTGTGGGCGGTATCGACGCGCTTGGGACCATCGACCCTGCCCTGCTCGCAAACTCGAACCTGTCAATCTCAGGGGCCGGTGCCAGCTACTATGGCAACAGCTCAATGCAGAATGTCGAAGCCGCCGCACTGCGCGTCCAGAACATTGTTCGCCGGATCGGTCAGACGCAGGACATTCAAGAGGCGATGGCTCTCAACTCTTATGCAAGGGCTGAACTCGTCCGCCTCGTGGCCGTTCTCACCCGCCTTAAAGCAGCGCGCACTCGCCCGCTGAGTGATGCGGAGCTGGCTATGGCCGCTGCCCAACTCAAGGAATCGGAATTTATGGACTTCACATTGGAGGATCTCGACTAA
- a CDS encoding OmpP1/FadL family transporter encodes MNNTILTASALLGAASMASAGGIERLGDPSQILFEQGKNYLEFSAINVNPSVSGVPLPGVPAGPTGNIANSYQTYSLGYKREVNDRFTLAFVIDEPVGASLSYDSPLAFFGGSSAEVSSIAYTGMAKYQVNERFSVYGGLRLVGVDGDITVISPLTVSSPYNLDVSKDYQVGYLAGVAYEIPDIALRISATYESKTDHEFQDNTGAPFEVEIPQAITLRAQTGIAADTLLFGSAKWREWSKFNVQPGDFFTLVPGVGPVNTPIAAGTSNIWTYELGLAHSFTENWSAAAAIGYEKDLGDTVGNFNGTDGYISYGVAVSYETDEWKVTTGIRYFDLGDADSSVTAFSDNDAVSAGVKVSYKF; translated from the coding sequence ATGAACAACACAATCCTTACGGCCAGCGCCCTCCTTGGCGCTGCATCAATGGCATCCGCAGGCGGCATTGAGCGGCTTGGTGATCCGTCGCAAATTCTGTTCGAGCAGGGAAAGAACTACCTCGAATTTTCCGCTATCAACGTGAACCCGTCTGTCTCTGGCGTTCCCTTGCCCGGTGTCCCCGCTGGACCCACCGGCAATATCGCCAACAGCTACCAGACCTATTCGCTTGGCTATAAGCGTGAGGTGAACGATCGTTTCACGCTGGCATTTGTCATTGACGAGCCTGTTGGGGCTTCTCTTTCCTACGATAGCCCACTGGCATTCTTTGGCGGATCGAGCGCCGAAGTATCATCCATCGCCTATACAGGCATGGCGAAATACCAAGTGAATGAACGGTTCAGCGTTTATGGCGGGCTGCGCCTCGTTGGCGTTGACGGTGATATTACCGTCATATCGCCACTTACGGTTTCGAGCCCTTATAATTTGGATGTGAGCAAAGACTACCAGGTCGGATACCTCGCAGGCGTGGCCTATGAAATTCCAGACATTGCTTTGCGCATTTCGGCAACCTACGAATCCAAGACCGACCACGAGTTTCAAGACAACACCGGCGCACCTTTTGAAGTAGAGATACCGCAGGCAATCACGCTGCGCGCCCAAACCGGGATTGCAGCCGACACCTTGTTGTTCGGCTCTGCCAAGTGGCGTGAGTGGTCCAAGTTCAATGTCCAGCCCGGCGACTTTTTCACGTTGGTCCCCGGCGTTGGCCCCGTGAACACACCAATTGCAGCGGGAACAAGCAACATTTGGACCTACGAACTCGGCCTTGCGCATAGCTTCACGGAAAATTGGAGCGCGGCAGCCGCTATCGGTTATGAGAAGGATCTCGGGGACACGGTTGGCAACTTCAACGGCACTGACGGGTACATCAGCTATGGGGTGGCCGTTTCCTACGAAACCGATGAATGGAAAGTGACCACAGGTATTCGCTACTTTGATCTAGGCGACGCGGATTCCTCGGTTACGGCCTTTTCGGATAACGACGCAGTTTCAGCAGGCGTGAAGGTCAGCTACAAGTTCTGA
- a CDS encoding type IV secretion system protein B4, with translation MPRDESFDPMTLLPEWVKKEKELAHMLPYVSLVDDNTIRTRGNELFQCIRLEGVNSYTTDDEHLDKIRALFASIIAQIGPEFSFYVHKVSKAIDPALSPVKGDDFAAQVDQKWNAFLKGSGLRDKTLTLTILHRPALTSKLPFSAKKSIAAIKAQTEKRMRRMSEVVGFLKSTFAEMNPRLLSASKGELLGFLGGLNTGQELPLYPASKYGFLAQDVANSRITFRGTTFEVSEGAVGSRYGTSFAIKNYPSKTSCTMFDELNLPVDMVVTHSFTPINSNLMSGRIKKQQRLMRAADDGAVSLEAELADALDDLESKRLSFGDHHMTVTVFASTLEDLDTIAGEVRNTAATEGVNMVNEAFAARTHFFAQHPGNSAKRSRKAAVTNKNFADFAAFHRTPLGKQGHEVPWGTTISMFPTPERSAHWFNYHEQGSPEKEPTGGHTLILGRPGSGKSVLSAFLMTQARRAGARLFVFDYRMGMEMAVRANGGRYAAIKAGEATGLNPLWTEIDERGQAWLADWLASLIHRTDRPLTPSQTNRIQEVVRQNATVSDPTLRNWQDLSSLFVSVDDGGDLHERLQEWTAEGRYGWIFGQNQEDTFSLDGDVVGFDLTGILDSESEKERMAVLSYLFRRVERVIEDRQPTIIIIDEAWKALDNSYFAERLSNWLVTARKQNAVVVMMTQYASQLEQTRTGKTIVEAVPTQILLPNIRANASDYAMLNLHNKELDVLLNTGSNSRLGLVRDDEGSVVINADLSALGPLLTILGGMEKGEQLVGADYRQRPDFWRVK, from the coding sequence ATGCCCCGTGATGAAAGTTTCGATCCAATGACGCTGCTGCCTGAGTGGGTCAAAAAGGAAAAAGAGCTGGCCCACATGCTGCCGTATGTGAGCTTGGTTGACGACAATACCATTCGGACGCGCGGGAATGAGTTGTTCCAGTGCATCCGGCTCGAAGGTGTGAACAGCTATACGACAGACGACGAGCATCTAGACAAAATCCGCGCCCTGTTCGCTTCGATCATCGCGCAGATTGGCCCCGAGTTTTCTTTCTACGTCCACAAGGTTTCAAAGGCCATTGATCCGGCGTTGTCGCCAGTTAAGGGCGATGATTTCGCAGCGCAGGTCGATCAGAAATGGAATGCCTTTCTGAAAGGAAGCGGGCTGCGGGACAAAACGCTGACACTGACGATTTTGCACCGCCCTGCCCTCACTTCAAAGCTGCCGTTCAGTGCGAAAAAATCAATCGCAGCGATCAAGGCACAGACCGAGAAACGGATGCGCCGAATGAGCGAGGTCGTCGGTTTTCTCAAGTCTACATTCGCGGAAATGAACCCACGGCTTCTATCCGCGTCCAAGGGTGAGCTGCTTGGCTTTCTTGGCGGACTGAACACCGGGCAAGAATTGCCGCTCTATCCAGCTTCCAAATATGGCTTTCTCGCTCAAGACGTTGCCAATTCTAGGATCACCTTTCGCGGGACAACATTCGAAGTATCCGAAGGGGCCGTAGGCTCACGGTACGGCACGAGTTTTGCTATCAAGAACTATCCTTCGAAAACGTCCTGCACCATGTTCGATGAGCTGAACTTGCCCGTCGATATGGTGGTCACGCATTCGTTCACACCGATCAACAGCAACCTCATGTCAGGCCGAATTAAGAAGCAGCAGCGACTTATGCGCGCCGCAGATGATGGGGCTGTGTCATTGGAAGCTGAATTGGCGGATGCGCTCGATGATCTGGAATCGAAGCGGTTGAGCTTCGGTGATCACCATATGACTGTGACGGTCTTCGCTTCGACCTTAGAAGATCTTGACACAATAGCCGGGGAAGTCCGCAATACCGCTGCGACCGAAGGCGTAAATATGGTCAATGAAGCCTTCGCTGCACGCACACATTTCTTTGCACAGCACCCCGGCAACTCGGCCAAGCGCAGCCGAAAAGCAGCGGTTACGAACAAGAACTTTGCAGATTTCGCCGCCTTTCATCGCACACCGCTTGGAAAACAAGGCCATGAGGTGCCTTGGGGAACAACTATTTCCATGTTCCCAACACCTGAACGGTCTGCGCACTGGTTCAATTACCATGAGCAAGGGTCTCCGGAAAAAGAACCAACTGGCGGGCACACCCTGATACTTGGCCGTCCCGGCTCGGGTAAGTCGGTCTTGTCTGCCTTCCTGATGACGCAAGCTCGGCGGGCAGGAGCGCGCCTGTTTGTTTTCGATTATCGCATGGGCATGGAAATGGCGGTGCGTGCCAATGGTGGTCGATATGCCGCGATCAAAGCCGGGGAAGCAACTGGCCTGAACCCGCTTTGGACGGAAATTGACGAGCGTGGGCAGGCGTGGCTTGCTGATTGGCTCGCATCGTTGATCCATCGGACGGATAGACCCCTCACGCCGTCACAGACCAACCGCATTCAAGAGGTCGTCCGGCAGAACGCAACCGTTTCTGATCCGACCCTACGAAACTGGCAAGACCTATCGTCGTTGTTTGTTTCTGTAGATGACGGCGGTGATCTTCATGAAAGGCTGCAAGAATGGACCGCTGAGGGGCGGTACGGCTGGATTTTCGGGCAGAACCAAGAAGACACATTCTCGCTGGACGGTGACGTTGTGGGCTTCGATCTGACCGGAATCTTGGACAGCGAAAGCGAAAAAGAACGCATGGCGGTTCTGTCGTACCTGTTCCGTCGCGTTGAACGGGTGATTGAGGATCGCCAGCCCACTATCATCATCATTGATGAGGCGTGGAAGGCTCTCGACAACAGCTATTTCGCGGAACGTCTTTCAAACTGGCTTGTTACGGCGCGGAAACAAAACGCCGTTGTCGTGATGATGACGCAGTATGCCAGCCAGCTCGAACAGACGCGCACAGGCAAGACGATCGTTGAGGCCGTACCGACGCAAATCCTGCTCCCGAACATCCGGGCCAACGCCTCGGACTACGCCATGCTGAACCTTCACAACAAGGAACTTGATGTGTTGCTGAACACCGGCAGCAACTCGCGCCTGGGCCTTGTCAGAGACGACGAAGGATCAGTGGTCATTAACGCTGATCTGAGCGCCCTCGGGCCGCTTCTAACCATCCTCGGCGGGATGGAAAAAGGTGAACAGTTGGTGGGTGCCGATTACCGCCAGCGACCGGACTTCTGGAGAGTGAAATGA